A window of the Henckelia pumila isolate YLH828 chromosome 3, ASM3356847v2, whole genome shotgun sequence genome harbors these coding sequences:
- the LOC140893242 gene encoding uncharacterized protein, giving the protein MGNSWSSAVVAAASVAVAALIMAARPRDPTFNVISIKLTSLKLKFPILDAEANLTVQVTNPNVVPIHYSGTTMSIFYGGTLVGSAPIDAGSQAARSSQELQLTARLSGMKLAKNGKRFMSDVSKREMVMESTVDIEGAAKVLWWDHKFKVHVDSHVTVDPVFLDVIDQDNKSQLDVFVGS; this is encoded by the coding sequence ATGGGCAACAGCTGGAGCTCCGCCGTGGTGGCGGCCGCCTCCGTGGCAGTGGCTGCGCTGATAATGGCGGCGAGGCCTCGTGACCCGACTTTCAACGTCATCTCCATAAAGCTCACCTCCTTGAAGCTCAAGTTCCCAATCCTGGACGCCGAGGCCAACCTGACCGTGCAAGTCACCAATCCCAACGTGGTCCCCATCCATTACTCCGGCACCACCATGTCCATATTCTACGGCGGCACCCTCGTCGGCTCGGCCCCCATCGACGCCGGGTCGCAGGCGGCCAGGTCCAGCCAGGAACTCCAGCTGACGGCTCGGCTGAGCGGCATGAAGCTGGCCAAAAACGGCAAGAGATTCATGTCCGATGTGAGCAAGCGGGAGATGGTTATGGAGTCGACGGTGGACATCGAAGGAGCCGCCAAGGTGCTGTGGTGGGACCACAAGTTCAAGGTCCACGTGGACAGTCACGTGACCGTCGATCCTGTGTTTCTTGATGTCATCGATCAGGATAACAAATCGCAGCTGGATGTTTTCGTGGGTTCTTaa
- the LOC140888777 gene encoding uncharacterized protein, producing MVNGQCKHHYPRSHLDQTRQGRDGYPIYRRRDNGITVEARGSQLNSQWVVLYNPYLLYRYDCHINVEICSGLTAVKYLYKYIYKGHDKISVHVSPSSMEPYVDEIKTFQDARWVSAPEAMWRIFEFDLNEIFPAVINLPLHLPNQQCVTFWKNQNLQNVLNFGYVGKTMLIEYFSTCCANIEARQYLYSEFPCHFVWDSREKSWNRRKQGKVIGRVNASNTIEGERYYLCLLLLHVRGPTSYDDLLTVGTTLCSTFKESSQVRGLLECDESNFQCLNEAVDFHMPYALRRLFATILVHCQPSDVRRLWDAFCHHLFEDFGRSGLVDELEIMSQTLQSISDFLESMGKNASMYDLPKLTMFSKHRDLLKSREVIEEQSVPIPATDLDAHHHLNHAQTLAYDMIMDCIDRNSGGLFFVNGPGGTDKTYLYRAILATVRSRGIIALATATSGVAASILPGGRTAHSRFKIPIELHENSYCTISKQSGLGNLLRLTRLVVWDKAPMYRRYAIEAVDRTLQDLVGNKEPFGGKVVLLGGDFMQVLPVIPKATIEETIDGSLI from the coding sequence ATGGTTAATGGACAATGCAAACATCACTACCCTCGATCACACTTGGATCAAACAAGACAGGGCCGTGATGGTTATCCAATATATCGAAGAAGGGACAATGGTATTACCGTTGAGGCGCGAGGTAGTCAACTGAATTCTCAATGGGTTGTCCTTTACAATCCCTACTTATTATATCGTTATGATTGCCATATCAATGTTGAGATTTGCTCGGGCCTGACAGCAGTTAAATATCTCTACAAATACATTTATAAAGGGCATGATAAGATATCCGTCCATGTATCTCCATCTAGCATGGAGCCGTATGTTGATGAAATAAAGACCTTTCAGGATGCTCGATGGGTTTCTGCTCCCGAGGCAATGTGGAGAatctttgaatttgatttgaatgaaATTTTTCCCGCGGTTATTAATTTACCTTTGCATTTACCGAATCAACAATGTGTTACTTTTTGGAAGaatcaaaatttgcaaaatgtgTTGAATTTTGGATATGTGGGGAAAACTATGTTAATTGAATATTTCTCGACTTGCTGTGCAAATATTGAGGCAAGGCAGTACTTATATTCAGAGTTTCCTTGTCATTTTGTTTGGGATAGTAGAGAGAAATCATGGAATAGAAGGAAGCAAGGGAAGGTGATTGGCCGGGTTAATGCCTCTAATACAATAGAGGGTGAGAGGTATTATTTGTGTCTATTGTTGCTTCACGTTCGAGGACCTACGTCTTATGATGATTTATTGACAGTTGGCACAACACTTTGTTCTACATTCAAAGAATCATCCCAAGTTAGAGGTTTACTGGAGTGCGATGAGAGTAATTTTCAGTGTCTAAATGAGGCCGTTGATTTTCATATGCCTTATGCTTTGCGGAGATTATTTGCGACGATACTTGTGCATTGCCAACCATCTGATGTTCGTCGATTATGGGATGCTTTTTGCCACCATCTGTTCGAAGATTTTGGAAGGAGTGGTCTCGTCGATGAATTGGAAATAATGAGTCAGACACTCCAATCCATTAGTGATTTCTTGGAAAGTATGGGTAAAAATGCGAGTATGTATGATTTACCCAAACTAACAATGTTCTCAAAACATCGTGATTTGTTGAAGTCCAGGGAAGTGATAGAAGAACAATCTGTCCCAATACCTGCAACTGATTTGGATGCTCACCATCATCTTAATCATGCTCAAACGTTAGCTTACGACATGATCATGGATTGTATTGATCGAAACTCTGGTGGATTATTCTTTGTAAATGGACCTGGAGGGACTGACAAAACTTACTTATATCGTGCTATACTCGCAACCGTTCGTTCACGAGGAATCATTGCTCTTGCCACTGCTACATCTGGTGTCGCAGCTTCTATCCTACCAGGCGGCCGAACAGCGCACTCGCGCTTTAAAATCCCAATTGAGCTGCATGAAAATAGTTATTGCACTATCTCGAAACAAAGCGGTCTTGGTAATCTGCTACGCCTAACCAGACTTGTTGTTTGGGATAAAGCTCCGATGTACAGACGCTACGCAATCGAAGCTGTTGACCGTACTTTGCAAGACCTTGTTGGTAATAAGGAACCGTTTGGTGGAAAAGTTGTGTTGTTAGGCGGCGATTTTATGCAAGTTCTTCCTGTTATTCCTAAAGCAACAATTGAAGAAACTATCGATGGGAGCCTTATTTGA
- the LOC140887620 gene encoding uncharacterized protein codes for MAKEKKFCWGSALVGATAAAAAALVLSAKPRDPTFHLISIDLTSFKLNFPVLDAETILTIHVTNPNVVSIKYSDTNMSIFYAGSLLGSAPIQAGSQPPRSCQLLRLPARLSGLQLAQHGKKFLFDVGQREMVLDSTVDIKGAAKVMWWNHKFKVHVDSHVIVDPVFLDVIDQDNKSHLDIFVKS; via the coding sequence ATGGCCAAAGAGAAGAAGTTCTGCTGGGGCTCCGCCCTGGTGGGGGCgaccgccgccgccgccgccgcgcTGGTACTGTCAGCGAAGCCTCGTGACCCCACTTTCCATCTCATCTCAATCGATCTCACCTCCTTCAAGCTCAACTTCCCAGTCCTCGATGCCGAGACAATCCTCACCATTCACGTCACCAACCCCAACGTCGTCTCCATCAAATACTCCGACACCAACATGTCCATATTCTACGCCGGTTCCCTCCTCGGCTCGGCTCCCATCCAGGCTGGCTCGCAGCCTCCTCGCTCCTGCCAGCTGCTGCGCCTCCCGGCTCGGCTGAGCGGCCTCCAGCTGGCGCAACATGGTAAGAAGTTTTTGTTCGATGTGGGTCAACGGGAGATGGTGCTGGACTCCACAGTGGACATTAAAGGTGCCGCCAAGGTGATGTGGTGGAACCACAAGTTCAAGGTGCACGTGGACAGTCACGTGATCGTCGATCCTGTGTTTCTTGATGTAATAGATCAGGATAACAAATCACATCTAGATATCTTTGTCAAGTCGTGA
- the LOC140888779 gene encoding uncharacterized protein — protein MKVILLHENMRAKNDPVFCEFLLRVGAGVEPIDVNGNIKLPTQMVTKVCEGDIEALENKLIEHVYEGLYKNYLSSTYMTERAILSTKNTYVDTLNEKIITLFPGDAVEFLSFDEAIDDTHNYYPEEFLNGLTPNGLPPHRLVLKKNCPIMLLRNLDPSDGMCNGTRMVCRGFCNNVIQAEISIGQHAGKMVLIPRIPLSVAENEGYPFQFKRKQFPIRLCFAMTINKSQGQTIPVVGIYLPEPVFSHGQLYVALSRGISMKNTRVLTNQIFPGGDYSRTKNVVYKNLFDIVLI, from the coding sequence ATGAAAGTCATTCTTCTACATGAAAATATGCGAGCGAAAAATGACCCTGTTTTCTGCGAGTTCTTGCTCAGGGTGGGTGCAGGGGTAGAGCCTATAGATGTCAATGGAAATATCAAGCTCCCAACACAGATGGTAACTAAAGTTTGTGAAGGAGACATTGAGgcattagaaaataaattgattGAACATGTGTACGAAGGATTATATAAGAATTATCTTTCATCAACTTATATGACCGAGAGAGCAATTTTATCAACGAAAAATACCTATGTCGATACGTTGAATGAAAAGATTATAACATTATTTCCAGGAGATGCTGTGGAATTTCTGAGCTTTGATGAGGCAATTGATGACACACATAATTATTATCCAGAGGAGTTCTTGAATGGGCTAACACCTAATGGTTTGCCTCCTCACCGACTGGTCCTTAAAAAAAATTGCCCTATAATGTTGCTTAGAAATTTAGATCCTTCTGATGGAATGTGCAATGGTACTAGGATGGTCTGTCGAGGATTTTGCAATAATGTCATCCAGGCGGAGATTTCAATCGGACAACATGCTGGAAAAATGGTTTTGATACCTCGCATACCTCTCTCTGTAGCTGAAAATGAAGGATACCCATTCCAATTCAAACGAAAACAATTTCCGATTCGCTTGTGTTTTGCAATGACAATAAACAAATCTCAAGGTCAAACGATTCCAGTAGTTGGGATTTACTTGCCAGAGCCTGTTTTCTCACATGGCCAACTTTATGTTGCTTTGTCCAGAGGAATCTCGATGAAGAATACTCGAGTGCTGACAAACCAGATATTTCCTGGTGGTGATTACTCCCGAACAAAAAATGTTGTTTACAAAAATCTGTTTGATATTGTTCTAATCTAG